Below is a window of Mucilaginibacter sp. PAMC 26640 DNA.
AATTTAATTTCAATTACCGTTTGGATAACAGACCATATTAAAAAAGGGTAAGCAATTGTTTCCAGTTTGTTAACTATGAATAGTTGGGTGCCTCTTTTATTAAAACTCGCTAAAAAAAAATAACCAGAAAGCATAAAAAATAAGGGCATGTGGAAGCTATAAATAAAGTTTATAGCATAATAGTAAAAGGTTGGCTCCACAAGTTTTGATGTATTTAAACCTTTTAATACATGGCCAAATACTACCAATATAATTCCTACACCTTTGGCATAGTCAATCCAGTTAAGGCGGAGGTTATTATCTTTTGTTACTATCATTTTGTTTAAATGTTAAATAGGGGGCAGCCGCCTCAAACTAAATTCGTTCCCCGTTCTACTTAATTTTTTTTCTGCGTTTGTTTTAGTTGAAGCACAACGATTGCCCAACGATTTTCATTTTTTGGCTAATCGCTGATCGTAATAGAAAAGACTAGAAGAATACCAGTAACTTTATTAAAGCGATGGTGTTAAACGATACAATGACATGGGATTTTTAATGGTTGGTAGGCTTTTAAAGAAAAATTTACAATTAATATTTCTTCAAACATAAGGTAGATAATACAACAATTAGCTATTAGCCGGTAAAGTGTATCAAGATTCGAGAAATAGCGAGCATATTAGTGCGCTCTAAAAGAAATGGTTTTTTGTAGATTTTGCAATTCTTATATCACCAGGTTTGAACTTCTGCCCGGGATAACTAGCACAGCAAACCAGAAGAGAGTGACCAAACGCCTTATCGTAATTCAATAAGATTACTGAACCGTACTGATAGAAATGTGAAATTTTGCTTTGGCCTGTTTGATAACATTAGGTCCCTTTGCAGTTTAAGGATTGTATTGCCCAATTATTGATGAACCGATGCGTAGAAATGTATCATATTATTAATTACACGATACTGAGATAGGGGAAGCAAATACTTGCTGATAGTAACCGTTATGGTTTTACAATAGATTCACTCAGAAAGGTAAATTATGCAGAACCAATTAGGGTATTAAGATGGTTTGAGTTAATGATTCGTTTAATTTTTGGATTTTAGTGCTTTTGAAAATTTCCTTACCTGCTCTGCTGTAAACATATAAGTCTACATTCTGATCAGCATCTGTTGGGGTAACGCTGATATTTAAATTATAATTTTCCTTATACCTGATGTAATAATTTGCAGTAGATTTTTCAACGTCAAAATTGGAAACTTTATCCGGTGAACCATAAAATTTTACGTTGCATTTATTTTGGCATGCTACTGTTAATTTGGCGTACCCGTAATCTCTGTCGCTGTTAACGACATTCTTTTTACAACCTAATCCCAGTGATGCAATTACAATTATTAAACTTAGGTTTCTCCATGTAGAGTTGTTGATCGCGCCCTTTAATAGCTCACAGCCTTTTGTAAAATATAATCGCATAATTTCTTTTTATTCAAACATATACAAGAAAAATAATAATTGATCTACCACTGCAAATGTGTATACCTATTTGAGAAATTACTGTGCAATAGTGTGTAGCAGACCTGCAAGACTTTTATCGCAATGATGTATATTACATCGGACTGTAGACCCAAAAATCTAAACTATCTAACCAAATGCCTGCATACGGTTAGATAGTTTAGAAGTGTCCACGACTGTAAGATTTAAATAAAGTGTTGAAGCTAATTTTCGCTGTCTCTCTCTCCAGCATCGTATTATTAGGGCGTGTTCGGGCTGTTTTTTTCGATTTGCAACTGCGAGCGCAAAAAACAAACAAAACCCGACCCGAATGCTATTCCACTGTAAATTCCCTCTTCAACCTGATGTCTTCTGACGATGCGCCTATCATCACCGTAAATTTGCCGGGTTCTACCGTCCAGTTCATATTCTTATCCAGCAATGCCAGGTCGTCGGGATGCAGCGTGAATTGCACCGTTTTCTTCTCACCCGGATTAAGGGCAACGCGTTCAAATCCCCGCAGATCGAATTCGTACGTGGTTACGCTGCTTATATTATCCTTAAGATAAAGCTGCACTACCTCGTCGCCTTTGCGCAGGCCGGTATTGGTAATATCAACCGTTACGGTGACATCTCCCTGAGCGTTCTCTTTTTCGGGTGATACAACCAGGTTACTATATTCGAATTTGGTATAACTCAATCCGTAACCGAAAGGATACAGCGCGCCGTTTACACTGGTTTTGCCCCAACTATTCTGGCCGCCCTGCCCCGCCTGTGCATTGGGTTTAAACGGAAAGTTAAACTCAATTTGCCCGGTAGTTTTAGGAAAAGTAATAGCCAGTTTACCGCCGGGATTATTATCACCAAACAAGGTTTCGGCAATCACCTGCCCGCTTTGCACACTCGGGAACCAGGCCTCCAAAATAGCAGGTACATATTTATTTTCCCAATTAATGGTAAGTGGCTGCCCGTTGATCATCACCATTACAACCGGCTTGCCTGTGGCCTGCAATGCCTGGATAAGTTTGAGCTGCCTGCCCGGCAAATTGAGCCCGGTACGCGACAGGCTCTCGCCTACCCTATCCACATCCTCGCCCACAACGGCGATGATCACATCAGCTGTCTTTGCCCTGGTAACAGCCGAATCGATCCCTGCCTGCTCCGCAGCAGTCAGCGGGGTTTCGATGATCTCACTTTCCGGCCAGGTAGCATCTACCATGTTGCAGCCTTTAGTATAGCTTACGATAGCGTTCTTGCCTACATAGTTTTTAATCCCATCCAATACACTGGTCACGGGGTTGTGCGAGGGACCATAGCGACTGATCGCATAATTACTCTCCACGGCAAGCGGACCAGTCACCAGGATGTTTTTGTATTTGTTTTTATCCAGCGGCAACAATTCACCGGCATTTTTTAGCAGCACCATGCTTTCACGGTTCATCTTCAGGCTCATCTCTTGATCCGCCGCGGTGTGCACCAGTTTATCGGCGGCTTTCGGGTCTTTTACATAAGGGCTATCAAACAAACCCAATCTGAACTTTACCTTCAGCACATCGCCCACCCGGCTGTCAATCACCTTCATGGAAATTTTGTTCTCTTTGATCAATTCGCGCAGGGGGAGTATAAAGGTTTGGGGCATGGTAAAATTTGTACGCACGTTCAGCCCGGCCTCAACCGCCTGGCGTACGGCTTCTTTATAGTCGCCCGCCACATGGTGCTTGGAATACAAGAATTCAACTGCTTCACTATCGGATACCACATATCCATCGAAACCAAATTGCTGCCGCAGCAGCTCCGTCAAAAAGTAATAACTGCCTGTGATGGGGACACCATCCCAATCATTATAACTGCTCATTACACCCATAGGGTGCGCTTCCTGGATCACCCGGCGAAATGGATACAGGTAGATCTGGTGCATCTCCCGCGGGGCCACATGCGGATCGGTGCGGGCACTGCCATCACGCCCCCCCTTAGGCACACTATAAACGGCGTAATGCTTTAGGGTGGAGGCTACTCCCTCCTCCTGGATACCCAGCACCATCTGCTTGCCCAGTTCGGCAATATGAAAAGGATCTTCGCCATAACACTCTACCACACGGCCCCAGCGCTGGTCGCGGGCCGGGTCGAGTATCGGGGCATAAACATTGGTATACCCCAGCGCTTTCGCTTCGCGGCCAACCGTTTGCCCGGCTGCTCTAACCAGTTGTTTATCCCAGGTAGCACCAATGGATATGGGCGCAGGCAGCGGCGTAGCCCGGTCGTGATTGAGTCCGTGAATGCCTTCGTTTGTAAAATCTACCGGAATACCCATCCGGGTTTCTTCAACAAACCACTTTTGTATCGTATTGATAGCCGAAGCATGCTTACTGAAAGGAAATGAATATTGGGTGGGTGCATCGTCGGTATGTGAAGAAAGGTTATTTAGCTCTTCGTCTATATTAGCAATACCGTCCTTCCAGATCTCGGTTTTCCAGCGCTCAACTGGCATCTCATCTTTCAGTACGCGTTTGTAACCGTAAAGCGTGGCCATCTGGCAGGTTTTTTCTTCAACGGTCATCTGGCTCAGCAAATCCGTGACGCGTTTTTCTATGGTTTGAGCAGGATCCTCAAAAACGTCCATTTTCCCATTCTTATTAAAATCAACCCAGCCCTTGTGATAGATGTTTTTTTGCTG
It encodes the following:
- a CDS encoding glycosyl hydrolase, which gives rise to MKKPLLALLLLSLAVSASAQQKNIYHKGWVDFNKNGKMDVFEDPAQTIEKRVTDLLSQMTVEEKTCQMATLYGYKRVLKDEMPVERWKTEIWKDGIANIDEELNNLSSHTDDAPTQYSFPFSKHASAINTIQKWFVEETRMGIPVDFTNEGIHGLNHDRATPLPAPISIGATWDKQLVRAAGQTVGREAKALGYTNVYAPILDPARDQRWGRVVECYGEDPFHIAELGKQMVLGIQEEGVASTLKHYAVYSVPKGGRDGSARTDPHVAPREMHQIYLYPFRRVIQEAHPMGVMSSYNDWDGVPITGSYYFLTELLRQQFGFDGYVVSDSEAVEFLYSKHHVAGDYKEAVRQAVEAGLNVRTNFTMPQTFILPLRELIKENKISMKVIDSRVGDVLKVKFRLGLFDSPYVKDPKAADKLVHTAADQEMSLKMNRESMVLLKNAGELLPLDKNKYKNILVTGPLAVESNYAISRYGPSHNPVTSVLDGIKNYVGKNAIVSYTKGCNMVDATWPESEIIETPLTAAEQAGIDSAVTRAKTADVIIAVVGEDVDRVGESLSRTGLNLPGRQLKLIQALQATGKPVVMVMINGQPLTINWENKYVPAILEAWFPSVQSGQVIAETLFGDNNPGGKLAITFPKTTGQIEFNFPFKPNAQAGQGGQNSWGKTSVNGALYPFGYGLSYTKFEYSNLVVSPEKENAQGDVTVTVDITNTGLRKGDEVVQLYLKDNISSVTTYEFDLRGFERVALNPGEKKTVQFTLHPDDLALLDKNMNWTVEPGKFTVMIGASSEDIRLKREFTVE